The following coding sequences lie in one Lolium perenne isolate Kyuss_39 chromosome 2, Kyuss_2.0, whole genome shotgun sequence genomic window:
- the LOC127328389 gene encoding scarecrow-like protein 34 encodes MTSCMMQGPVVVRLAPAPGGGLAQRTISRGPTDTSFSSLSLLLLLLLLLLLLLLFSSSSSSSSSSSSSSSTSSPTSGDSSLSDWQAWACHSLTGINYLSKSNSNRTRKLARYANAGEGSSSGQSSRAPRLPVADSSDDEDLMRARSPTFSARDYVHGSDEEDAVLAQTKAISETEARARFRREEAEAVRLVREYEAARREARVRRVKLEIVELDADDAISESTNDGGTPRPDWCVWKRYLLGSKNHHACTVHTMAATQGKLFALVEPAPLSPSLFLDCPSTTHGDSQKTQDELALAYISQMLMEEDVPVDKFFYRYPDHPMILQAEQPFAEILSASGTTSSGFLSTEVHNPTFLNGTVAVAEEPSSSSTSMGMLSSMAFLQGMEEANRFLPTQNGFIDGRRRKNRFDDLDGETVPRMGRSSKKIVSVKEHTTVEMSDDLLTPDGYDMYPSETMKERGDKAAHQSICRKAPRVRRAATQMMVADLETLLIRCAEAVATIDRRRAGDLLERIKRNSLPTGDATQRLAHYFAEGLEARLAGTGWQLYHSITVATHANIMEFLKGYHLYMATCCFLKVSIHFSNKNIYNAVVGRKKLHIVHYGVNNGFQWPELLRWLAEREGGPPEVRLTGITSPQPGLCPVKHAEETKHRLSHCASQLGVPFKFHAIIAKLEVIRAEDLDIDPDEVLVVNNLFHFRTLMDESLTFDMVNPRDLVLNTVRKMKPSVFVHATINGPYSSALFKTRFHQALSNFTAQFDMMATTMPRERDSGKRLLLERKVLGRRAVNIIACEGADRVERPQNYKEWQTQNQRAGLRQLPLDRDIVEILKDQVKEQYHRHFIINEDGRWLLLGWKGRVLYALSTWAADDANGSQPT; translated from the exons CCCAACGGACACTTCTTTTTCCTCactttctcttcttcttcttctcctcctcctcctcctcctcctcctcctcttttcctcctcctcctcgtcgtcatcatcctcctcctcctcctcctccacctcttccccTACCTCCGGCGATAGTTCG TTAAGTGATTGGCAAGCCTGGGCTTGTCACAGCCTCACAGGCATCAACTACCTCTctaagagcaactctaacagaaccc ggaagctCGCCAGGTACGCCAACGCCGGTGAGGGCTCGTCCTCCGGCCAGTCAAGCCGCGCACCGCGGCTCCCCGTCGCGGACAGCAGTGACGACGAGGACCTCATGCGCGCGCGGTCGCCGACCTTCTCCGCCAGGGACTATGTccacggcagcgacgaggaggacgcCGTCCTCGCGCAGACCAAGGCCATCAGCGAGACGGAGGCTCGCGCGCGCTTCCGCCGGGAGGAGGCGGAAGCCGTTCGCCTCGTCCGTGAATACGAGGCGGCCCGCCGGGAGGCCCGCGTCCGCCGCGTCAAGCTCGAAATAGTCGAGCTTGACGCCGACGACGC GATATCAGAATCTACTAACGATGGAGGCACGCCAAGGCCCGACTGGTGCGTGTGGAAAAGATACCTGCTTGGCTCGAAG AACCACCACGCATGCACCGTGCATACAATGGCTGCCACCCAGGGCAAGTTGTTTGCACTTGTCGAGCCTGCACCACTGTCTCCTTCCCTCTTCCTCGACTGTCCCTCGACAACCCATGGCGATTCACAGAAGACGCAGGATGAACTGGCCCTGGCATACATCTCACAGATGCTCATGGAGGAGGATGTTCCTGTCGACAAGTTCTTTTACCGATACCCTGACCACCCGATGATCCTGCAGGCCGAGCAGCCCTTCGCCGAGATCCTCTCTGCTTCCGGCACCACCTCATCTGGGTTCTTGTCTACCGAGGTACACAATCCTACCTTCTTGAATGGCACAGTCGCCGTGGCGGAGGAGCCCAGCAGTAGCAGCACCAGCATGGGCATGCTGTCCAGCATGGCTTTTCTCCAAGGCATGGAGGAAGCCAACAGGTTCTTACCCACACAAAACGGCTTCATCGATGGTAGAAGGCGTAAGAACAGGTTTGACGACTTGGATGGTGAGACGGTGCCGCGCATGGGCAGGAGCAGCAAGAAAATAGTATCTGTGAAGGAACACACCACGGTTGAGATGTCAGACGACCTGCTCACCCCTGATGGCTACGACATGTACCCCAGTGAGACGATGAAGGAGAGGGGCGACAAGGCGGCGCATCAGAGCATTTGCAGGAAGGCGCCGCGTGTGAGGCGCGCTGCAACGCAGATGATGGTGGCTGACCTAGAAACACTGCTGATCCGCTGCGCTGAGGCGGTGGCTACCATCGACCGGCGCAGAGCGGGCGATCTTCTGGAGCGGATCAAGAGGAACTCATTGCCGACGGGGGACGCGACGCAGCGGCTAGCGCATTACTTTGCCGAGGGGCTGGAGGCACGGCTGGCAGGCACAGGGTGGCAACTCTACCACTCAATCACCGTGGCGACGCACGCCAACATCATGGAGTTCCTCAAGGGTTACCACCTGTACATGGCCACCTGCTGCTTCCTGAAGGTGTCCATCCACTTCTCCAACAAGAACATCTACAATGCAGTGGTGGGGAGGAAGAAGCTGCACATTGTGCACTACGGCGTCAACAACGGGTTCCAGTGGCCGGAGCTGCTCCGGTGGCTAGCAGAAAGGGAGGGTGGGCCACCGGAGGTGAGGTTGACCGGAATTACTAGCCCACAGCCCGGGTTGTGTCCGGTCAAGCATGCCGAGGAGACGAAACACAGGCTCAGCCACTGCGCAAGCCAGTTAGGCGTGCCATTCAAGTTCCATGCTATCATAGCCAAATTAGAGGTCATCCGTGCCGAGGACCTCGACATTGATCCTGATGAGGTGCTCGTCGTGAACAACCTTTTCCATTTTAGGACCTTGATGGACGAAAGCCTCACCTTCGACATGGTAAACCCAAGGGACTTGGTGCTCAACACTGTCAGGAAGATGAAACCGTCTGTGTTCGTCCACGCCACCATAAACGGACCTTACAGCTCTGCACTCTTCAAGACTCGTTTCCACCAAGCGCTCTCTAATTTCACGGCGCAGTTTGACATGATGGCAACCACCATGCCGCGGGAGCGGGACAGCGGCAAGAGGTTACTGCTTGAGCGCAAAGTATTGGGCCGGCGCGCAGTGAATATCATTGCCTGCGAGGGCGCTGACCGGGTGGAGCGCCCTCAGAACTACAAGGAATGGCAGACACAAAACCAGCGAGCGGGCCTGAGGCAACTGCCATTGGACCGTGACATTGTTGAGATACTCAAGGACCAAGTGAAGGAGCAGTACCACAGGCATTTCATAATCAATGAGGACGGCCGCTGGCTTCTGCTGGGATGGAAAGGCAGGGTGCTCTACGCCCTCTCGACATGGGCAGCTGATGATGCTAATGGCTCCCAACCCACGTAG